From Halobacillus sp. Marseille-Q1614, the proteins below share one genomic window:
- a CDS encoding helix-turn-helix domain-containing protein, whose product MREDHINQARKEFGRNLAAIRKELGITQEELAYRADIHATYVSAIERGVRNTKIDMIHNIAFALGVPPSHLFSTIKVPDNYNERSEEE is encoded by the coding sequence ATGAGAGAAGATCATATTAATCAAGCAAGGAAAGAATTCGGCAGAAATCTAGCAGCCATTCGTAAAGAACTGGGCATCACTCAAGAGGAGCTTGCCTACCGAGCAGATATACACGCCACTTATGTCAGTGCTATTGAGAGAGGAGTAAGGAATACAAAAATAGACATGATCCATAATATCGCCTTCGCTCTAGGCGTGCCCCCCTCCCATTTATTTTCAACAATAAAGGTGCCTGACAATTACAACGAACGGTCGGAAGAAGAATAA
- a CDS encoding DnaD domain protein, with amino-acid sequence MNYLKEINAFDDEVELNSVSASAQLLWYVLMQYNNKTGWKREFTAPTSVILVKSALSESSFLRARKELQEKGYILFQAGKRNQAPVYQMISQVKEQKVNDVEDTQKEEVTEGMKDKPEDHTKVLYKRKERRENEGVVVDAASPHAFYEQNMGMLTPFMAEKITDWCDRLSDELVLESMRIAAQHNKLFFHYCEGILRRWEKANVRTLADIKKLDSSSKPPVKKREKDDRALKLKAMVDEFRKERRA; translated from the coding sequence ATGAATTATTTAAAGGAGATTAATGCATTTGATGATGAGGTAGAGCTGAATTCCGTATCGGCTTCTGCCCAGCTGCTCTGGTATGTGCTGATGCAGTACAACAATAAGACGGGCTGGAAGAGGGAATTCACGGCTCCCACATCCGTCATTTTAGTGAAATCGGCCTTAAGTGAGAGTTCGTTTCTGCGTGCGCGCAAAGAATTACAGGAGAAGGGCTATATCCTTTTTCAAGCGGGCAAGCGGAATCAGGCGCCTGTGTATCAAATGATTTCTCAAGTGAAAGAGCAGAAGGTGAATGACGTGGAGGATACCCAGAAGGAAGAGGTGACGGAAGGGATGAAGGATAAGCCGGAGGATCATACGAAGGTATTATATAAAAGAAAAGAAAGAAGAGAAAATGAAGGGGTAGTGGTGGACGCGGCTTCTCCGCATGCTTTTTACGAACAGAACATGGGGATGCTGACACCGTTTATGGCGGAGAAGATTACCGATTGGTGTGACCGGCTCTCTGATGAGCTGGTGTTGGAGTCGATGAGAATTGCGGCCCAGCACAACAAGCTGTTTTTTCATTACTGTGAAGGGATTCTGAGGCGCTGGGAGAAAGCGAATGTACGCACGCTTGCTGATATTAAGAAGCTGGATTCAAGTTCAAAGCCACCGGTGAAGAAGAGGGAGAAGGACGATCGGGCGCTGAAGCTGAAGGCTATGGTCGATGAATTCAGGAAGGAGCGTCGCGCATGA
- the dnaB gene encoding replicative DNA helicase yields the protein MIYNQEAEQSVIGSLLLEGELAKDVTLRSEHFCDQRHRLIYQAVRKIEIAGEPVNLVTVTTELHEKIKAAGGVSYLSELAASIPTTATLKHHQRLVLDAYRNRKTKEEATRYVQNPNEDTLNLLMAKFEEYREEGMISEEVSNYETLLNISRQLCDPPKDHMTGFATGYNDIDQLTGGTQRSDLIIIAARPSMGKTAFALNLAGHHCKNGGRTHLFSLEMHREALLKRLLSCEGEIDAQKWRSLNFSNEDFENCLTIVGDIAEWNLHIHERMRTVADIRATIRQSIRKHSDKPLIIIDYLQLLAANGRFERRDLEVGAITRELKLLALELDIPIVLLSQLSRGVEQRKDKRPMMSDLRESGNIEQDADVIGFLYREDYYKRDGGENNEIELIISKQRNGPVGTVKLEFEKEYGRFVG from the coding sequence ATGATCTATAACCAGGAAGCTGAACAGTCTGTCATTGGAAGCCTGCTGCTTGAAGGAGAGCTGGCGAAGGATGTGACCTTACGCAGCGAGCATTTCTGTGACCAGCGCCACCGCTTGATCTACCAGGCGGTCCGAAAGATTGAGATAGCCGGAGAGCCTGTCAATCTCGTCACGGTCACCACCGAGCTCCATGAGAAAATTAAAGCGGCGGGAGGGGTCAGCTACTTAAGTGAACTCGCCGCTTCCATCCCCACCACCGCCACCCTCAAGCACCATCAGCGCCTCGTCCTCGATGCCTACCGTAACCGCAAAACGAAGGAAGAAGCCACCCGCTATGTGCAAAACCCCAACGAAGACACCCTCAATCTGCTGATGGCCAAGTTTGAAGAATATCGCGAAGAAGGAATGATCAGTGAAGAAGTTTCCAACTATGAAACTCTCTTGAACATCAGCCGGCAGCTCTGTGATCCTCCAAAAGACCACATGACCGGCTTCGCCACAGGCTATAACGACATCGACCAGCTCACAGGAGGAACCCAGAGAAGCGACCTCATCATCATAGCCGCCCGTCCGTCTATGGGCAAAACCGCCTTCGCCCTTAACCTCGCCGGCCACCACTGCAAGAACGGAGGCAGAACCCACCTTTTCAGCTTAGAAATGCACAGGGAAGCACTGCTTAAGCGCCTGCTCTCCTGTGAAGGCGAAATCGACGCTCAGAAATGGCGCAGCCTCAACTTTTCGAACGAAGACTTTGAGAACTGCCTCACCATTGTTGGAGATATCGCGGAATGGAACCTCCACATCCATGAACGCATGCGCACCGTCGCCGATATCCGCGCCACCATCCGTCAGTCGATCCGAAAACACAGCGATAAACCCCTCATTATCATTGATTACCTGCAGCTATTAGCCGCAAACGGACGCTTTGAACGCCGCGACCTCGAAGTCGGAGCGATTACCCGGGAATTGAAGCTTTTGGCTCTAGAGCTTGATATCCCCATTGTGCTCCTGTCCCAGCTTTCCCGTGGGGTGGAGCAGCGCAAAGACAAACGCCCGATGATGTCTGATCTGCGCGAGTCCGGCAACATCGAACAGGACGCCGATGTCATCGGCTTTCTCTACCGGGAGGATTACTACAAGCGAGACGGCGGCGAGAACAACGAAATAGAGCTGATCATCAGCAAGCAGCGGAATGGTCCGGTGGGGACGGTGAAGCTGGAGTTTGAGAAGGAGTATGGGAGGTTTGTAGGTTAA
- a CDS encoding amino acid ABC transporter ATP-binding protein, which translates to MLSIKDLHMNFGTLDVLKGIDLTIEKGKVIVVIGPSGSGKTTLLRCLNVLETPSKGVLSINDQEIDFSKKVLKKDIRAIRHQTGMVFQTYNLFPHLTALENVMEGPVTVQNRDKSEARPKAIELLTKVGLGEKVDYYPYQLSGGQQQRVGMARALAMNPEVMLFDEPTSSLDPELVGEVLQVMKQLAREGMTMVVVTHEMSFARDVADEVLFMDGGHILERGQPEELFSQPKNERTKQFLNLLNE; encoded by the coding sequence ATGCTATCCATTAAAGACTTACACATGAACTTCGGTACGCTTGATGTGCTTAAGGGTATCGATCTAACTATTGAAAAAGGAAAAGTGATTGTTGTCATCGGACCCTCAGGCTCTGGTAAGACTACCTTGCTGCGCTGCCTAAATGTCCTTGAAACTCCATCCAAAGGAGTTCTAAGCATCAACGATCAAGAAATCGACTTTTCGAAAAAAGTCCTAAAGAAAGACATCCGTGCCATCAGGCATCAAACCGGCATGGTCTTCCAGACGTATAACCTCTTTCCCCATCTCACGGCATTGGAGAATGTCATGGAAGGGCCGGTTACTGTCCAAAACAGAGACAAGTCAGAGGCACGGCCAAAGGCCATAGAGCTCTTAACCAAAGTAGGACTTGGTGAAAAAGTCGATTACTATCCGTACCAGCTTTCCGGCGGGCAGCAGCAGCGCGTTGGGATGGCTCGAGCTCTCGCCATGAATCCTGAGGTGATGCTGTTTGATGAGCCCACCTCATCTCTTGATCCAGAGCTGGTCGGAGAGGTCCTTCAAGTTATGAAACAATTAGCTAGAGAAGGAATGACCATGGTTGTGGTTACGCATGAAATGAGCTTTGCCAGAGATGTGGCCGATGAGGTCTTATTCATGGACGGCGGCCACATATTGGAACGCGGTCAACCTGAGGAATTATTCTCCCAGCCTAAAAATGAGCGAACGAAACAGTTTTTGAATCTGCTCAATGAATAG
- a CDS encoding amino acid ABC transporter permease, translating to MFPQNNVLLTTATNFERYLEIAQSSFWPLLKGALVYTIPMTLIAFGIGIVLAIITALFRLSGIKLLSGIARVYISIIRGTPLLVQLFIIFFGLGSIGLKIDPFPAAIIGFSLNTGAYASEIIRAAIQSIPKGQWEAAYSINMSYGQALKRVILPQATRVSIPPLSNSFISLVKDTSLASTILVTEMFRTSQEIVATTYEPLLLYTEAAFIYWMLCFILSLFQDQIENRLNRYVKT from the coding sequence ATGTTTCCACAAAATAATGTTCTATTGACGACAGCTACAAATTTTGAACGTTACCTGGAGATTGCTCAGAGCTCTTTCTGGCCCCTTCTCAAAGGGGCTCTGGTATATACCATTCCTATGACTTTAATCGCATTTGGGATTGGTATTGTTCTGGCCATCATCACCGCCTTATTTCGGTTATCCGGCATTAAATTGTTAAGCGGTATAGCCAGAGTCTATATATCTATTATTCGTGGAACCCCGTTACTCGTGCAGCTGTTTATCATCTTTTTCGGGCTTGGCTCCATTGGCTTGAAGATCGATCCATTTCCTGCTGCGATCATCGGATTTTCACTAAATACAGGGGCCTACGCTTCAGAGATCATTCGGGCTGCCATTCAATCGATACCAAAGGGTCAATGGGAAGCGGCCTATTCCATCAATATGAGTTATGGACAGGCTTTAAAAAGGGTCATCCTTCCTCAAGCCACACGGGTGTCTATTCCCCCATTGTCCAATTCGTTTATCAGTTTAGTGAAGGATACTTCGTTAGCCTCTACCATACTAGTAACCGAGATGTTCAGGACTTCTCAAGAAATTGTAGCAACGACTTATGAACCTTTACTGCTTTATACAGAAGCGGCTTTCATCTATTGGATGTTATGCTTTATCTTATCTCTCTTTCAAGATCAAATTGAGAACCGCCTCAATCGATATGTTAAAACATGA
- a CDS encoding amino acid ABC transporter substrate-binding protein: MRKLSFYLFTLTLILVLTACGSKGENQEEESSDSASSGENLYEQIKDKGVLTVGTEGTYPPYTFHDEQGKLTGYDVEVAREVANRLDLEVEFKETKWDAMFAGLNSERFDMIANQVGIKPDREEKYAFSTPYTYTAAVLVTNKDNSEVKSFEDLQGKTSAQSLTSNYAEIAKDNGAEIQSVEGFNPAMELLATGRVDATVNDRLSVLDYLNQKGENAPVEIVDEAEDASESAMMFRQGNEELVEAVSGAIDDMKEDGTLAEISEEWFGEDVSTK; the protein is encoded by the coding sequence ATGAGAAAACTATCTTTTTACTTATTCACATTAACCTTAATATTGGTACTTACTGCCTGCGGGTCAAAAGGTGAAAATCAAGAAGAAGAAAGTTCAGATAGTGCTTCTTCAGGGGAAAACTTATATGAACAAATTAAAGACAAAGGCGTACTGACCGTTGGAACAGAGGGAACCTACCCTCCGTATACCTTTCATGATGAGCAAGGCAAACTGACGGGCTATGACGTAGAAGTTGCCCGGGAAGTGGCCAACCGGCTGGATTTAGAGGTGGAATTCAAGGAAACAAAATGGGACGCGATGTTTGCCGGACTGAACTCTGAACGATTTGACATGATTGCCAACCAGGTCGGAATTAAACCGGACCGTGAAGAGAAATATGCTTTTTCAACGCCCTATACGTATACAGCGGCGGTATTAGTAACGAACAAGGACAATAGTGAAGTCAAGTCATTTGAAGATTTACAAGGAAAAACTTCCGCTCAATCTTTAACTAGTAATTATGCAGAAATTGCGAAAGATAATGGGGCAGAAATTCAAAGTGTGGAAGGTTTCAATCCAGCTATGGAATTGCTTGCCACAGGACGTGTCGATGCCACAGTAAATGATCGTTTATCTGTGCTTGATTACTTGAACCAAAAAGGAGAAAATGCACCAGTTGAAATCGTCGACGAAGCGGAGGATGCATCAGAGAGTGCCATGATGTTCCGACAAGGAAACGAAGAATTGGTGGAAGCAGTAAGCGGAGCCATCGATGACATGAAAGAAGACGGAACGTTAGCGGAAATTTCTGAAGAATGGTTTGGCGAAGATGTTTCCACAAAATAA
- a CDS encoding SgcJ/EcaC family oxidoreductase has product MSESMEMQVRKTYEQLMEAWNNRNAEAMAALFTAQGESIGFDGSLSKGPKEIYDHLHPIFKDHPTAPFVFKVKEVRLLGEKAAVLRAIAGMIPQGKSDIKPEVNTHHTLVVVKEESKWKIDVFQNTPAQFHGRPELVEQMTNELRELL; this is encoded by the coding sequence ATGAGTGAGAGCATGGAAATGCAGGTAAGGAAAACATATGAACAGCTGATGGAAGCATGGAATAACCGTAATGCAGAAGCAATGGCGGCTTTATTTACAGCACAAGGAGAGAGTATTGGGTTTGATGGCAGCCTTTCTAAAGGTCCAAAAGAAATTTATGATCATCTTCATCCAATCTTTAAAGATCATCCGACAGCACCATTTGTTTTTAAAGTAAAAGAGGTTAGATTATTGGGGGAGAAGGCCGCCGTCTTAAGAGCGATCGCAGGAATGATTCCCCAAGGAAAATCAGATATTAAACCAGAGGTTAACACTCATCACACACTAGTCGTAGTAAAAGAAGAAAGTAAATGGAAGATAGACGTCTTCCAAAACACGCCTGCGCAGTTCCACGGAAGGCCGGAACTAGTGGAGCAAATGACAAATGAATTAAGAGAACTGCTTTAG
- the nhaC gene encoding Na+/H+ antiporter NhaC has protein sequence MNGKFGKKAVKKPSLKVAMIPIVFMIVSLYFGIAIFELDAHIPLLLSGVVATIVAMWLGHSWNEIEHSFLNTIRLSLQAVIILIIIGSIIGTWIASGIVPTMIYYGLNFLSPGYFLVSACAICCVVAMASGNAWTAAGTIGIAIMGIGQGLGLDLAMVAGAVISGVYFGDKVSPLSETTNMAPGITGAELFEHIKHMMYTTIPALIISLVLYTIIGLQFIDNSASISEVGALQGQLSDIFSISPWLLLAPAAVIVMMVRKMPAIPALTIGSLIGVAFAIGFQGMPVGEAFSVMYYGYSQEVGIEVVDNLLNNGGMESMMYTVALIMIAMSFGGILEKAGILEAIVVALLSFAKNTGSLIATTVATCIAANIIACDQYLSIILPGRMYSKAYQDRNLHPKNLSRTIEDAGTMTSPLVPWNTCGAFMFATLGVSALSYAPFAFLCFISPIIAVIYGYFNIKIEYLPAKSEEKGMNIGFDEKKSAEA, from the coding sequence TTGAATGGAAAGTTTGGTAAGAAGGCGGTAAAAAAACCATCGTTGAAAGTGGCTATGATTCCAATCGTGTTTATGATCGTTTCCCTTTATTTTGGGATTGCTATCTTTGAATTGGATGCGCATATTCCATTGCTTTTAAGTGGTGTTGTCGCAACTATTGTTGCCATGTGGCTTGGTCATTCATGGAATGAAATCGAACATTCATTTTTAAATACCATTCGGCTGTCCCTTCAGGCGGTGATCATCCTAATCATCATTGGGTCTATCATCGGTACGTGGATTGCCTCTGGTATTGTGCCAACTATGATCTATTATGGTTTAAATTTCTTGTCTCCAGGATATTTTCTCGTTTCTGCGTGTGCTATCTGTTGTGTTGTTGCGATGGCATCAGGAAATGCATGGACAGCTGCCGGCACGATTGGTATTGCCATTATGGGGATTGGCCAGGGACTTGGTCTTGATCTCGCAATGGTAGCCGGCGCTGTTATTTCAGGGGTCTATTTTGGGGATAAGGTTTCACCGCTTTCAGAAACGACGAACATGGCACCTGGGATCACAGGGGCAGAGCTGTTCGAACATATCAAGCATATGATGTATACGACCATCCCTGCCCTGATCATTTCGCTGGTGCTGTACACCATTATTGGACTGCAGTTTATAGATAACAGTGCAAGTATTTCAGAAGTGGGGGCACTGCAAGGACAGTTAAGCGATATTTTTAGTATCTCCCCTTGGCTGCTGTTGGCACCTGCGGCCGTTATCGTTATGATGGTCCGCAAGATGCCTGCTATTCCCGCTTTGACCATTGGTTCCCTTATAGGTGTCGCTTTCGCTATCGGGTTTCAGGGGATGCCTGTTGGAGAAGCCTTCAGTGTTATGTATTATGGGTATTCCCAGGAGGTTGGCATTGAAGTTGTAGACAACCTTCTCAATAATGGCGGCATGGAAAGTATGATGTATACGGTTGCCTTGATTATGATTGCCATGTCCTTTGGCGGAATCCTCGAGAAAGCAGGAATTCTCGAAGCGATCGTTGTGGCCCTGCTTTCATTCGCCAAAAATACAGGCAGCTTGATTGCTACAACCGTAGCTACGTGTATTGCCGCGAACATTATTGCTTGTGACCAATATCTCTCGATCATTCTTCCCGGCCGTATGTATTCCAAAGCTTATCAGGATAGAAACCTTCATCCAAAAAATTTATCACGGACCATTGAGGATGCGGGTACGATGACCTCGCCATTGGTTCCTTGGAACACTTGTGGTGCATTCATGTTTGCAACACTCGGCGTATCCGCACTGAGCTACGCGCCGTTTGCATTCCTTTGTTTCATCAGCCCAATTATAGCAGTCATTTACGGCTACTTTAATATCAAAATCGAATACCTGCCTGCTAAATCAGAAGAAAAAGGCATGAACATCGGATTTGACGAAAAGAAGAGCGCAGAAGCTTGA
- a CDS encoding sigma 54-interacting transcriptional regulator produces the protein MNHTITDKMNPLTKLSIHPPDKNVKKKLSKAEEPFLFLTKEDEIYAYVYLDDLEKESEFTLETLEACSVPISNVGEWKIGHSVSLPMIFQVLGEHITMVKNEEDEWEGYLRREDALVELLRKDNKNLDLLKVMLSSIPMGVFIVDADRRVVNCNDSGLKMIKSTYKEMINSPANDTFDPEHIEKVFATGETMLNQILITDDMGVLVDYSPIINDDKVVDGMMIIVQDLPMVEDMAMEIEYVKNLNTDLNAILATMYDEILVVNRKGELLRHSENFIPDFWGVDNLSELIGKSLLDFEKRGAFSPSVARLVIEKKKKVSVVQETSDGKSVLAVGNPVFNDEGDVHRVIIASRDITETTKLKSELRETKRISKNYKEELEKLKSKDKPAHKIIYCSSKMEQVMNRTKKLADFNSTVLILGESGVGKELIAKTIHREGNRSDKPYLALNCGAISEDLLESELFGYTKGAFTGADANGKIGYFEQADKGVLFLDEISEIPLRLQVKLLRVLQEKEVTPVGSTKSIPVDVQIIAATNRDLEKMVDKGTFREDLYYRINVIPINIPPLRERSEDVPLLAFHFLQQLNEQYNKSYHLSPEALNMLEVYDWPGNIRELQNLIERLVVTTDDEVISAEFVSQSLKFGESKQAKPMVTGILPLQEARDHLEEQLIVLAMKKYKTTTRAAKALEISQSAVSRKYQKIMEKQNTVES, from the coding sequence ATGAATCACACAATCACAGACAAGATGAATCCGCTTACAAAATTATCTATACATCCCCCGGATAAGAATGTTAAGAAAAAGCTCTCAAAGGCTGAGGAACCATTTTTATTCTTGACAAAAGAAGATGAAATTTACGCCTATGTCTATTTAGACGATTTGGAGAAGGAGTCCGAATTTACGTTGGAAACACTGGAAGCCTGTTCGGTTCCTATTTCGAATGTTGGAGAATGGAAAATTGGCCACTCGGTATCTTTGCCTATGATTTTTCAAGTGTTAGGGGAGCATATCACTATGGTCAAAAATGAAGAGGATGAGTGGGAAGGATATCTTAGGCGGGAAGATGCACTGGTAGAACTGCTTCGTAAAGACAATAAGAACCTTGACCTCCTAAAAGTCATGCTGTCCTCTATCCCGATGGGGGTATTTATAGTAGATGCCGACCGGCGGGTGGTCAATTGCAACGATTCAGGGTTAAAGATGATCAAGTCTACGTATAAAGAAATGATCAATAGCCCTGCCAATGACACGTTCGATCCGGAGCATATAGAGAAAGTTTTCGCAACCGGAGAGACCATGCTCAATCAGATTCTCATTACAGATGATATGGGAGTACTCGTCGATTATAGTCCCATCATCAACGACGACAAAGTGGTGGATGGGATGATGATTATCGTACAGGATCTCCCGATGGTGGAAGACATGGCCATGGAAATCGAATATGTTAAAAATCTCAATACAGATTTAAACGCGATCTTAGCTACAATGTACGACGAGATTCTTGTCGTCAACCGTAAGGGCGAATTGCTGCGCCATAGTGAAAATTTCATCCCTGATTTTTGGGGTGTCGACAATTTAAGTGAACTCATAGGAAAGAGTCTATTAGATTTTGAAAAAAGAGGGGCATTCAGTCCATCTGTAGCTCGTCTTGTCATTGAGAAAAAGAAAAAAGTTTCGGTCGTGCAGGAGACATCGGATGGAAAAAGTGTGCTGGCTGTTGGAAATCCCGTCTTCAATGATGAAGGAGATGTCCATAGGGTTATTATTGCTTCAAGAGACATTACGGAAACCACGAAGTTGAAATCTGAATTACGAGAAACTAAACGGATATCTAAAAATTATAAAGAAGAGCTGGAGAAGTTAAAGAGCAAAGATAAGCCCGCCCATAAGATCATCTACTGCAGCTCGAAGATGGAACAGGTAATGAACAGGACAAAAAAGCTGGCCGATTTTAATTCAACGGTCCTTATTCTTGGAGAATCCGGTGTAGGGAAGGAACTGATCGCTAAAACAATCCACCGGGAAGGGAACCGTTCAGACAAGCCTTATTTAGCTTTGAACTGCGGGGCTATTTCTGAAGACCTGCTTGAAAGTGAGTTGTTCGGTTATACAAAAGGAGCTTTCACTGGAGCAGATGCAAATGGAAAAATCGGATACTTTGAGCAGGCAGACAAAGGCGTCCTGTTTCTCGATGAAATAAGTGAAATTCCTCTGCGGCTGCAGGTGAAATTGCTGAGAGTCCTGCAGGAAAAAGAAGTGACCCCGGTTGGAAGCACGAAGTCGATTCCGGTGGATGTCCAAATCATTGCAGCAACAAACCGCGACCTCGAAAAAATGGTGGACAAAGGCACATTTCGTGAGGATTTATATTACCGGATCAATGTCATTCCAATCAACATTCCTCCCTTAAGAGAAAGGTCAGAGGATGTGCCGCTGCTCGCCTTCCATTTTCTTCAGCAATTGAACGAACAGTACAACAAAAGCTATCATCTGTCACCAGAAGCTCTCAATATGCTCGAAGTCTATGATTGGCCCGGGAACATCCGCGAGCTTCAGAATCTGATTGAAAGACTTGTCGTCACTACGGATGATGAGGTGATATCAGCTGAATTTGTCAGTCAGTCACTGAAATTTGGGGAGTCTAAACAGGCAAAACCGATGGTCACAGGCATCCTTCCACTCCAGGAAGCGCGCGATCATCTTGAGGAGCAGCTGATTGTTCTGGCGATGAAAAAATATAAAACGACAACAAGAGCAGCCAAAGCCTTGGAAATCAGCCAATCTGCGGTCAGTCGAAAATATCAAAAAATCATGGAAAAACAAAATACAGTCGAATCCTAA
- a CDS encoding aspartate aminotransferase family protein, with protein MTDQASLHSITKESLEELDKKHYLHPTTIPKVHAEQGPKLTFTEGNGIYVKDRKGEEYIDGLSMLWNVNLGHGNQELAEAAKEQMTKLAFSSSFAGFSNEPAVRLAEKLASMSPGDLNTVFYTSGGSEANDTAFKLSRFYWALQGQPAKKKIISLRQGYHGVTIAAQSATAIPAFHNFSSSAIPEMLHAAPHLTNCELGDKNDPDYDESIRNVIEKEGADTIAAVIVEPVQGSGGVHMPPEGYLQAVRNLCDEFGVLFIADEVICGFGRTGKMFGVDNWGVVPDLMCVAKGISSGYSQLGAVIMKEKICDTLSEYEDVLAHGFTYSGHPMACAVALKNIEILERDQVVENAKAMEQVLKAGFEFLKEKHPTFTKTRALGLLAGFELYADRDNEVPFDPSILPSTEVVDECFRRKLILRPLASKVGRNIVAIAPPLIINRQQIEDMVHIIDESITVFERKYC; from the coding sequence ATGACAGATCAAGCGTCGCTGCATTCAATAACAAAAGAATCATTAGAGGAACTAGATAAAAAGCATTATCTTCACCCGACGACCATTCCAAAGGTTCATGCGGAGCAGGGACCTAAGCTTACCTTTACGGAAGGAAACGGGATCTATGTGAAAGATAGAAAAGGAGAAGAATACATCGATGGGCTTTCCATGCTGTGGAATGTAAACCTCGGGCATGGGAATCAGGAATTGGCAGAGGCAGCCAAAGAACAGATGACAAAGCTGGCCTTCAGTTCTTCATTCGCAGGATTTTCCAATGAGCCGGCAGTCCGGCTGGCTGAAAAGCTTGCTTCTATGTCGCCGGGAGATTTGAACACCGTGTTTTACACATCAGGAGGTTCAGAAGCCAATGACACGGCTTTTAAGCTATCCCGCTTTTACTGGGCACTGCAGGGCCAGCCGGCGAAAAAGAAAATCATCAGCCTGAGGCAGGGCTATCACGGCGTGACGATCGCTGCCCAGTCGGCAACAGCGATACCGGCCTTCCACAACTTTTCGTCATCGGCCATTCCGGAAATGCTGCATGCGGCTCCCCACCTTACGAACTGTGAATTGGGGGATAAAAATGACCCTGATTATGATGAGAGTATCCGAAACGTTATTGAAAAAGAAGGGGCAGATACGATAGCAGCAGTTATCGTTGAACCTGTTCAAGGGTCGGGCGGCGTCCATATGCCTCCGGAAGGCTACCTGCAAGCTGTACGTAATCTTTGTGATGAATTCGGTGTCCTATTCATAGCCGATGAAGTCATTTGTGGTTTCGGAAGGACAGGAAAAATGTTCGGGGTGGACAACTGGGGAGTGGTACCTGATCTGATGTGTGTCGCTAAAGGCATTTCGAGCGGTTATTCCCAGCTTGGAGCTGTCATAATGAAGGAAAAAATCTGTGACACGCTCTCTGAGTATGAGGATGTACTGGCTCATGGGTTTACCTACAGTGGTCATCCTATGGCATGTGCTGTCGCCTTGAAAAATATTGAAATTCTGGAACGTGATCAGGTGGTCGAAAATGCAAAAGCAATGGAACAGGTATTAAAAGCAGGTTTTGAATTTTTGAAAGAGAAACATCCAACCTTTACAAAGACAAGAGCATTAGGCCTGCTTGCTGGTTTTGAACTGTATGCGGACCGGGACAATGAGGTGCCTTTTGATCCATCGATCCTGCCGTCAACAGAGGTCGTTGATGAATGTTTTCGCCGCAAACTGATTTTGCGCCCATTAGCCTCTAAGGTTGGCAGGAATATTGTCGCCATCGCACCACCATTGATTATTAACAGACAGCAGATAGAAGACATGGTTCATATCATAGATGAATCCATAACGGTTTTCGAACGCAAATACTGCTAA